A section of the Pedobacter sp. HDW13 genome encodes:
- a CDS encoding aminopeptidase P family protein has translation MKYPTIDQSLFILNRKNFNKHLKNNSLAIFNASDEFPRSGDQNFVFKQNPDLFYLSGIDQEQTILLLYPDCPNPLYREVLFLRQTNDYIKVWEGYKYTKEQAKAASGIETIYWLEDFDNILHSIVNYAEHIYLNTNENDRYSHEVPYRDIRFIEKMRAKYPLHHYERSAPIMRDLRAVKSDVEVELTKKACAITRDAFIRVLKFTKPGVKEYEIEAEIIHEFIRQGGTGHAYTPIIASGHNANILHYNDNNQECKDGDVILFDFGAEYANYNADMSRSIPVNGKFTPRQKDVYNAVRHVMKESIKLIGEGVLWNTYHEQVGEIMTEQLVNLGLISLEDVKKQSRAYPVYKKYFMHGTSHHLGIDVHDFAGRYTPFAIGNILTVEPGIYIPEEGLGIRLENNILITANGNVDLMADIPLEAGEIEDIMNS, from the coding sequence ATGAAATATCCTACTATTGATCAGTCATTATTTATTTTAAATAGAAAAAATTTCAATAAACACCTAAAAAACAATTCATTAGCAATATTCAATGCAAGTGATGAGTTTCCAAGAAGTGGCGATCAGAACTTTGTTTTTAAGCAAAATCCCGATTTATTTTATTTATCCGGAATTGACCAGGAACAAACGATATTATTATTATATCCCGATTGTCCTAATCCTTTGTACAGGGAAGTCCTGTTTTTAAGACAGACTAACGATTATATTAAAGTTTGGGAAGGTTATAAGTACACCAAAGAGCAAGCAAAGGCCGCTTCGGGTATTGAAACAATATATTGGCTGGAAGATTTTGACAACATTTTACACAGTATTGTTAACTACGCCGAACATATTTATTTAAATACAAATGAAAACGACCGGTATTCTCACGAAGTTCCATACCGCGATATCCGTTTTATCGAAAAAATGAGGGCAAAATATCCATTGCATCATTACGAACGTTCAGCACCCATTATGCGGGATTTACGTGCGGTTAAATCGGATGTTGAGGTAGAATTAACCAAAAAAGCCTGCGCCATAACCCGCGATGCTTTTATTAGGGTACTGAAATTTACCAAGCCTGGGGTAAAAGAATATGAGATCGAGGCAGAGATTATTCACGAATTTATCCGTCAGGGCGGAACCGGACATGCATACACACCGATTATCGCGTCAGGGCACAATGCAAACATTCTGCACTACAACGATAACAATCAGGAATGCAAAGATGGCGATGTAATTCTTTTTGATTTTGGGGCAGAATATGCTAATTACAATGCAGATATGAGCCGTTCGATACCGGTAAATGGAAAATTTACGCCAAGGCAAAAGGATGTTTACAATGCAGTGCGCCATGTAATGAAAGAATCTATTAAATTAATTGGTGAAGGTGTATTGTGGAATACCTACCACGAACAGGTTGGAGAGATTATGACAGAGCAATTGGTTAATCTTGGTTTGATTTCGTTGGAAGACGTGAAAAAACAAAGCCGTGCCTATCCGGTGTATAAAAAATATTTTATGCATGGCACATCGCATCATTTGGGAATAGATGTACACGATTTTGCAGGGAGATACACGCCGTTTGCCATTGGTAACATCTTAACCGTTGAACCTGGTATTTATATTCCCGAGGAAGGATTGGGTATCCGCTTAGAAAACAACATCCTGATTACAGCAAATGGTAATGTAGATTTAATGGCCGATATCCCATTAGAGGCAGGAGAGATAGAAGATATTATGAACAGTTAA
- a CDS encoding acyltransferase — MDIELKKETAAVKKNFDFVNTIRCISMMGIVFEHSHIVQAPMYNTIGDTIVEAGVIQFFKFSTVAFFLIGGFLINHKFQEYSAVQYLKNRFKNTVSPWLFWMFVFIAITMLDRCVAFFKGSDGGLMFTNFWAYISDFVYRVLFFSPYWFILNFLICITLLLVFKKYLYKYWLGVFFGLISLVYSVNLYFKWFETTHTSALFGFVFYLWLGVYLNRYYVEVKKFVKETPWLIWIFCLVLTFALGIGESVILIKLGSKDAYNTLRITNIIYSFVAFGVLLKIGNIKILNRLKPRETTFGIYLLHSIVIERLLPLIFQPLKLDVEHYNVYENTGLLVFRFLIAYSISYLLSAVLIKTRMKWTVGQ, encoded by the coding sequence ATGGATATCGAATTAAAGAAAGAAACTGCGGCTGTAAAAAAGAATTTTGATTTCGTTAATACCATCCGGTGTATCTCCATGATGGGTATTGTATTTGAGCACAGCCACATTGTTCAGGCTCCTATGTATAATACCATTGGGGATACGATTGTGGAAGCAGGCGTTATACAGTTTTTTAAGTTCTCTACAGTAGCCTTTTTTTTGATAGGTGGTTTCCTGATAAACCATAAATTTCAAGAGTATTCAGCAGTCCAATATCTAAAAAATAGGTTCAAAAATACAGTAAGCCCTTGGCTTTTCTGGATGTTTGTTTTTATTGCCATTACAATGCTGGATAGGTGCGTTGCTTTTTTTAAAGGAAGTGATGGTGGCTTAATGTTTACAAATTTCTGGGCTTATATCTCGGATTTTGTTTACCGGGTATTGTTCTTTAGCCCGTACTGGTTTATTCTTAATTTTTTAATCTGTATTACCTTATTGCTGGTGTTTAAAAAATATCTTTATAAGTATTGGCTTGGGGTATTTTTTGGATTAATTTCACTTGTGTATAGTGTAAATTTATATTTTAAATGGTTCGAAACTACGCATACTTCTGCCCTTTTTGGTTTTGTATTCTATCTGTGGCTTGGGGTATATTTAAACAGATATTATGTAGAGGTAAAGAAGTTTGTAAAAGAAACACCGTGGTTAATCTGGATATTTTGTTTAGTATTAACTTTTGCGCTGGGCATTGGAGAATCTGTAATCCTTATTAAATTAGGAAGTAAAGATGCTTACAATACGCTTCGTATAACAAATATTATTTATTCGTTTGTAGCCTTTGGAGTTTTACTTAAAATAGGAAACATTAAAATCCTTAATCGCCTTAAGCCCAGGGAAACGACATTTGGAATATATTTATTACACAGTATCGTAATTGAAAGGCTTTTACCCCTGATTTTTCAACCTTTGAAATTAGATGTGGAACATTATAATGTTTACGAAAACACAGGGTTGCTAGTCTTTAGATTTTTAATAGCCTATTCTATCAGCTATTTGTTATCTGCAGTACTTATCAAAACCAGAATGAAATGGACTGTTGGGCAGTAA
- a CDS encoding glycoside hydrolase family 99-like domain-containing protein, with protein MQNSTSKNNLKAIALYLPQFHPFKENDEWWGKGFTEWTNVTKSKPKFKGHYQPHLPTDLGFYDLRLLDTMIEQAVLAEAYGVYGFCFYHYWFNGKLLMENPLEQMLKSKKPDFPFCLCWANENWTRRWDGLEADVLIKQEYDLKDDLEHIQYLMPFFKDERYIKIDGKPVYLMYRSELHPNINEAVKIWREEAKKAGFEDLYLIRVENFKRDFDPKGHDFDASMEFAPDFSIPLQKYSKKEPINHFFRKLLHKTAIKENGLLANKVFDYEEMVDKMEKKAPKPYKYFRSVFPSWDNSARRAKDATVFVNSSPEKFQEWVTKTAQYTNEHFNGEERLFFVNAWNEWAEGCHLEPDQQYGHRYLKALKNGLESA; from the coding sequence ATGCAAAATTCTACCAGCAAAAATAACCTGAAGGCCATAGCCCTTTACCTGCCACAATTCCATCCTTTTAAGGAAAACGACGAATGGTGGGGAAAAGGTTTTACAGAATGGACAAATGTTACCAAATCGAAACCAAAATTTAAAGGACATTATCAGCCCCATTTGCCAACTGATTTAGGCTTTTATGATCTTAGATTATTGGACACCATGATTGAGCAGGCTGTCCTCGCAGAAGCTTATGGCGTTTATGGTTTCTGTTTTTACCACTACTGGTTTAATGGAAAACTTTTAATGGAAAACCCATTGGAACAAATGTTAAAATCTAAAAAACCTGATTTCCCTTTTTGTTTATGTTGGGCGAATGAAAACTGGACCAGGCGGTGGGATGGGTTGGAGGCAGATGTTTTAATTAAGCAGGAATATGACTTAAAAGACGACCTTGAACATATCCAATACCTAATGCCATTTTTTAAGGATGAGAGATATATCAAAATTGATGGTAAGCCTGTTTATCTGATGTATCGGTCAGAACTTCATCCAAATATCAACGAGGCCGTAAAAATATGGCGCGAGGAAGCAAAAAAAGCTGGTTTTGAAGACCTCTATCTGATCAGGGTAGAAAATTTCAAGAGAGATTTCGATCCTAAAGGCCATGATTTTGATGCCAGTATGGAATTTGCCCCAGATTTTTCAATCCCTTTACAGAAATACAGTAAAAAAGAACCGATTAATCATTTTTTCAGGAAGCTACTTCATAAAACCGCTATAAAAGAGAATGGACTGCTTGCCAATAAAGTATTCGACTATGAAGAAATGGTTGATAAAATGGAAAAAAAAGCACCCAAACCGTATAAATACTTCCGTTCAGTTTTTCCGAGCTGGGATAATTCGGCAAGAAGGGCCAAAGATGCAACCGTTTTTGTAAACTCAAGCCCTGAGAAATTTCAGGAATGGGTTACAAAAACAGCCCAATATACCAATGAACATTTTAACGGAGAAGAGCGCTTATTTTTTGTAAACGCCTGGAATGAATGGGCAGAAGGCTGCCACTTAGAGCCCGATCAGCAATATGGTCACCGTTATTTAAAGGCGTTAAAAAACGGACTGGAATCAGCATAA
- a CDS encoding glycosyltransferase family 4 protein, producing the protein MRSILKIFKIDSLAYQLSQIHKKNKVDFWYVNTIVIPEVYPIAKKLGVKVITHAHELPLAYNFVSYTDLETIVSSSAALIGCSEAVCEKITNMGRPDVNLLYGFIDKSKIVCTKTAEEVKANTGFKDQDFVWAISGKTSLIKGVDFLVLLLQELPDNIKIIWIGGEENTGIYYYAKKAVENKYPGRVKFLGAQSTEYYNYLNSADGFLLLSREDSFPLVMLEAASLGKPIVGFNSGGISEFVKEGTGIVVDSWRAKDLAAAMMAVKNNPERFNVEEIKRQASGYEVKKQVSILENILDSVN; encoded by the coding sequence TTGAGGTCTATTTTAAAGATCTTTAAAATAGATTCTTTAGCATATCAGCTAAGCCAGATACATAAAAAAAACAAAGTGGATTTTTGGTATGTAAACACGATTGTAATTCCTGAGGTTTATCCAATAGCGAAGAAATTGGGGGTTAAAGTGATCACGCATGCGCATGAGTTACCATTAGCTTATAACTTTGTTTCTTATACAGATTTAGAAACAATTGTATCTTCATCAGCAGCTTTAATTGGCTGCTCGGAAGCTGTATGTGAAAAGATTACTAATATGGGTAGGCCTGATGTGAATTTGCTGTATGGATTTATCGATAAATCTAAAATAGTTTGTACAAAAACTGCTGAAGAAGTAAAGGCAAATACTGGTTTTAAGGATCAGGATTTTGTTTGGGCAATTTCTGGTAAAACATCTTTGATAAAAGGGGTTGATTTTTTGGTTTTGTTACTCCAGGAACTTCCAGATAATATTAAAATTATCTGGATTGGTGGAGAGGAAAATACGGGAATATACTATTATGCTAAAAAGGCTGTCGAAAATAAATACCCCGGTAGAGTTAAATTTTTAGGTGCACAAAGTACAGAATACTACAATTATCTTAATTCTGCCGATGGCTTTTTATTATTGTCCAGGGAAGATTCATTTCCATTGGTAATGTTAGAAGCGGCATCGCTGGGCAAGCCAATTGTGGGCTTTAATTCTGGAGGAATTAGCGAATTTGTAAAAGAGGGTACCGGGATTGTTGTAGATTCCTGGAGGGCAAAAGATTTAGCGGCAGCCATGATGGCGGTTAAAAACAATCCTGAAAGGTTTAACGTCGAAGAAATAAAGCGGCAAGCATCTGGTTATGAAGTAAAAAAACAGGTGTCGATTTTGGAGAATATACTGGATAGTGTAAATTAA
- the meaB gene encoding methylmalonyl Co-A mutase-associated GTPase MeaB, whose amino-acid sequence MNTHLSILSEVKAGNYRALARALTLVENNINPASSILRDLDCKANTTVLGITGPPGAGKSTLVNVITNHFVAEGKRIAILAIDPTSPFNFGSLLGDRIRMASQFNNPNVYIRSLATRGALGGISAKTIEMVDVLKSAKFDLIIVETVGVGQSEVEIAGLADKTIVVLVPESGDEIQNIKSGLMEIADCFVINKADRDGADTFTNNLKKIVHQGVKTIPILKTIADKNSGIDELCAWIAKSPKTDHNRKAFLFAEKAWKLIQHKRMIDIDKKKLREKIQAALKNDDFNIYRFADSFDRA is encoded by the coding sequence ATGAATACGCACCTATCCATTTTAAGCGAAGTAAAGGCAGGTAACTACAGGGCTTTGGCAAGGGCGTTAACGCTTGTTGAAAATAATATTAACCCGGCCAGTTCGATTTTAAGGGATTTGGATTGTAAGGCCAATACAACTGTTTTGGGTATTACCGGGCCTCCCGGAGCGGGTAAAAGTACCCTGGTAAATGTGATAACCAATCATTTTGTAGCTGAAGGGAAACGTATTGCGATTTTAGCGATAGATCCTACTTCGCCATTTAATTTTGGATCTCTACTAGGAGACAGGATTCGTATGGCCAGTCAGTTTAACAATCCAAATGTATACATCCGATCGTTGGCTACACGGGGAGCGCTGGGTGGAATTTCTGCAAAAACAATCGAAATGGTCGATGTTTTAAAATCAGCTAAATTTGACCTAATTATTGTTGAAACGGTTGGTGTTGGGCAATCGGAGGTGGAAATAGCAGGCCTTGCCGATAAAACAATTGTTGTGCTGGTACCTGAATCTGGAGATGAAATTCAGAACATCAAATCGGGACTAATGGAGATTGCGGATTGTTTTGTAATCAATAAGGCTGATAGAGATGGCGCTGATACCTTTACCAATAATTTGAAGAAAATCGTTCATCAAGGGGTAAAGACGATCCCGATTTTAAAGACAATTGCCGATAAAAACTCAGGGATTGATGAATTGTGTGCCTGGATTGCCAAATCCCCAAAAACAGATCATAACCGTAAGGCATTCCTTTTTGCCGAAAAAGCATGGAAACTTATTCAGCATAAAAGAATGATTGATATTGATAAAAAAAAGCTGCGAGAAAAAATTCAGGCAGCTTTAAAAAATGATGACTTTAATATTTATCGCTTTGCGGATAGCTTTGACAGAGCTTAA
- a CDS encoding glycosyltransferase, with amino-acid sequence MQPLISIALCTYNGAKYLHQQLTSILNQTYKNIEVIIVDDSSTDDTIDIVKTFEKSYPQIKLYQNKQNLGFNKNFEKAITLTTGDYIAISDQDDIWELNKLELLLNHIGENWLIFSNSVFVDEHNNDLNKTLLQQTSELGKRDFRSLLFYNFVTGHTVLFKRIFITYILPIPNEGYYDWWMGFIALYHQKIAYLNSNLTRHRIHSSSVMNKEEQANSSKQNEARFLEKTKNLEILKDYANLSTEDKHLITELYNSFTKKSRYNTFLITQMIRNYPYYFPDLKKRNLISRFNFALKMGY; translated from the coding sequence ATGCAACCTCTAATTTCGATAGCGCTATGCACATACAACGGAGCTAAATACCTGCATCAGCAGTTAACAAGCATCTTAAACCAAACCTATAAAAACATTGAGGTTATTATAGTCGATGACAGTTCTACGGATGACACCATAGATATTGTAAAAACCTTTGAAAAATCTTACCCTCAAATCAAATTATATCAAAACAAGCAAAATCTCGGTTTTAACAAGAATTTTGAAAAAGCAATAACACTAACCACTGGCGATTACATTGCAATCAGTGACCAGGATGATATATGGGAATTAAATAAACTGGAACTCTTGCTTAACCACATTGGCGAAAACTGGCTCATTTTTTCTAATTCGGTATTTGTAGATGAACATAATAATGATTTAAATAAAACCCTGCTTCAGCAAACTTCTGAACTTGGTAAGAGAGATTTCAGGAGTTTACTTTTTTATAACTTTGTTACTGGTCATACTGTCCTTTTTAAACGCATCTTTATTACCTATATATTACCAATTCCTAATGAAGGTTACTACGATTGGTGGATGGGCTTCATTGCTCTTTACCATCAAAAAATAGCCTATTTAAATAGCAATTTAACACGGCACAGAATTCACAGCAGTTCTGTAATGAATAAAGAGGAACAGGCTAATTCCAGTAAACAAAATGAGGCTCGTTTTTTGGAAAAAACAAAAAACCTTGAAATTTTAAAAGATTACGCGAACCTTAGTACAGAAGATAAACATCTTATTACTGAATTATATAATAGCTTTACAAAAAAGAGCAGATACAATACGTTTCTGATCACTCAAATGATCAGAAATTATCCATATTATTTCCCCGATTTAAAAAAGAGAAATCTTATCAGCCGATTTAATTTCGCTTTAAAAATGGGATATTAA
- a CDS encoding glycosyltransferase family 2 protein, with protein sequence MQKSVSIVIPNYNGRHLLEKYLPSVFAAAENANTEFEVIVIDDGSKDDSILFIKANYQHVKLLINDRNRGFSFTCNHGISEAKYELILLLNSDVKLTPNYFEHQWKYFNKPDTFGVMARIMSFDETRIEDAARLLYYSGCRIKANKFYYSENAADEEVYTAYLSGANALVDATKLKELGGFDEIYSPFSSEDFDLSLRAWQLGWKCYYEHRSSCFHHVSGSTKTQIKSNFIKKIYYRNRYILQGIHLHGLRKALYPLQQAFTELIPKLLTGKTWVLESYKDYLAHKDLINDSKAHLEALKHKYNSNLNVSDVMAIINQSVNHKKIKRL encoded by the coding sequence ATGCAGAAAAGCGTTTCCATCGTAATACCAAACTATAATGGCAGGCATCTGCTCGAAAAGTACCTCCCTTCGGTTTTTGCCGCTGCCGAAAATGCAAATACCGAATTTGAGGTCATTGTTATCGACGATGGTTCTAAAGATGATAGCATATTATTTATCAAAGCAAATTACCAGCATGTAAAACTGCTTATTAACGATCGGAATAGAGGTTTTTCTTTTACCTGTAACCACGGCATCAGCGAAGCTAAATACGAATTGATTTTGCTTTTAAACTCTGATGTTAAACTTACACCAAACTACTTTGAACATCAATGGAAGTATTTTAACAAGCCCGATACTTTTGGGGTCATGGCTCGCATTATGAGCTTTGATGAAACCAGAATAGAAGATGCTGCCCGTTTATTGTACTATAGCGGTTGCCGAATAAAAGCAAATAAGTTTTATTATAGCGAAAATGCTGCAGATGAAGAGGTTTATACTGCTTATCTTTCGGGGGCGAATGCTTTAGTAGATGCAACGAAATTAAAAGAGCTTGGTGGTTTTGACGAAATTTACTCCCCATTCTCTTCAGAAGATTTTGATTTAAGCCTACGTGCATGGCAATTGGGTTGGAAATGTTATTACGAGCACCGGTCTTCATGTTTCCATCACGTAAGCGGTAGCACAAAAACGCAGATCAAATCCAATTTTATCAAAAAAATCTACTACCGCAACCGTTACATCCTGCAGGGAATCCATCTGCACGGATTAAGAAAAGCTTTATACCCATTGCAACAGGCTTTTACCGAATTGATTCCTAAGCTGCTTACTGGCAAAACCTGGGTATTGGAAAGCTATAAAGATTATTTAGCCCATAAAGATCTTATTAATGATAGTAAAGCACATTTAGAAGCCCTAAAACATAAATACAATTCTAACCTAAATGTTTCGGATGTGATGGCCATTATCAATCAATCTGTTAACCATAAAAAAATTAAACGATTGTAA
- a CDS encoding glycosyltransferase → MGHPKITVFMAAYNQADFIKHSINSILIQSFPDFELIVVDDGSTDDTVSIVKSFNDERIRLIQNESNKGLIYTRNLLLTLAKGEYIAILDADDIAYPNRLKLQYKYLLANPDVVLCGGHAAIINEHSEKTGTKLMVPVDNTVDLFMLFGNPFVNSTTMFKTNVFIELGGYQNYTISEDFDLFIRMAEKYQVANLDETLVDYRIHSNNTSSLNLDIRLANERKIISSMQEHIGLTNHAKWINLHVELFNWSLSKTHLGDYLNLFHELKLANNISKRHNPERFNRFLFNKWMEILISDQINGLNLKWYFKTEIFERNYFNFKKFRRAAKNSLKQILD, encoded by the coding sequence ATGGGACATCCAAAAATAACTGTATTTATGGCTGCTTACAATCAGGCAGATTTTATCAAACATTCCATAAATAGCATATTAATCCAAAGCTTCCCTGATTTTGAATTGATTGTCGTAGATGATGGTTCTACTGACGATACTGTTTCGATTGTTAAATCATTTAATGATGAAAGAATCAGACTGATACAGAATGAAAGTAATAAAGGTTTGATTTATACCAGAAACCTCTTGTTAACGTTGGCAAAGGGTGAATATATTGCAATACTGGATGCAGATGACATTGCTTATCCCAATAGACTTAAACTTCAGTACAAGTATCTTCTGGCTAACCCAGATGTGGTACTATGTGGTGGTCATGCAGCGATAATTAATGAGCATAGCGAAAAAACAGGAACAAAATTAATGGTACCGGTAGATAATACGGTTGATTTATTTATGTTGTTCGGAAATCCTTTCGTTAATTCTACAACGATGTTTAAAACCAATGTTTTTATCGAACTTGGGGGTTACCAAAACTATACAATATCCGAAGATTTTGACCTTTTTATACGAATGGCAGAGAAGTATCAAGTTGCAAACCTGGATGAAACACTTGTCGATTATCGTATCCATAGCAATAATACCTCTTCATTAAACCTAGATATAAGACTTGCAAATGAGAGAAAAATTATCAGTAGTATGCAAGAACATATTGGCTTAACAAATCATGCAAAGTGGATTAATTTACATGTTGAATTGTTCAACTGGAGTCTCAGTAAAACACACTTAGGTGATTATTTAAACCTGTTCCATGAGCTTAAATTAGCTAACAATATTTCTAAAAGACATAACCCAGAACGATTTAATCGTTTTCTGTTTAATAAATGGATGGAGATTTTAATATCTGACCAGATTAATGGTCTGAACTTAAAATGGTACTTTAAAACTGAGATATTCGAAAGGAACTATTTTAATTTTAAGAAATTTAGAAGGGCAGCAAAAAACAGTCTTAAACAAATTTTAGACTAG